Part of the Rhodocyclaceae bacterium genome is shown below.
CGGGCGTACGCCCAGCGTGCATTGGTTGAGAGCAAGTGGGCAGCGCGTGACGCTGCGTCGAAGTGGGATGAGAAATGGTGGTTTGCCGACGCGGCGACGCTGCGGGCGACCGACTTCAATCTGTCGGCGGGGCGCTACAGGCCGATGAGCCAGGCGCAAGTCCAGCACCGTGATCCGCGCGAGCTGCTGGATGAACTCGCGTCAATCGAAGCGGAGATCACGGAGGAGGTGTCGGCGCTTCGCGCTCTTCTCGCCGAACAGTCGCGATGAGCGCGGCAAGCTTCAAACCACTCCGTGATCTTTGCGCCTTCAGGCACGGTGGCACGCCTCCTAAGTCGAATGCCCGCTTTTGGGCAGGCGACATTCCATGGGTGTCACCGAAAGACATGAAGCAGGCTGTCATCGACTGCACGACGGACTACATCTCAGCCGAGGCGGTAGAAAACTCAGCAACGTCGATCGTGCCACCCGGCAGCATCTTGCTCGTCGTTCGCTCTGGAATCCTAGCGCACTCGTTCCCGATTGCGCAGGTCGGAAGGCCAGTAGCGTTCAATCAAGACATCAAGGCGGCCACTCCCATCAGCGATGAGGTCGTACCAGACTATCTATATTGGTTTCTCCGGTCGGAGTCTTTGAATGTCGTTGCGCGTGGAGTCAAGAAAGGCGCAACGGTACATAGCGTTCAATCGGGATTCATCGAGAGCCTGATGGTTCCGCTGCACTCGCTCGAGGTGCAGCGCAGCATCGTCGACCTGCTTACCCGAGCCGAAGGCATCGTTCGTCTGCGCCGCGAAGCCCAGCAGACAGCCGCCGAGCTGATCCCGGCGATTTTCAACGATATGTTTGGCGACCCAGAAACTAATCCGAAGAACTGGCCAGTAGTGCCGATGAGGGAGCTTGTTAATTCGTTCCGGTACGGAACGTCACAGAAGTCTGGATCCGTCGGGATACCTGTCCTGAGAATCCCGAATGTCGTCGACGGTGCGATCGACATAACTGAGGTGAAGCTCGTGTCATTAAAGCCGGCTGAGCTTGAGCGTTTGCGACTGCTGGACGGCGACCTACTGTTTGTTCGGACTAACGGAAACCCAGAATTCGTCGGGCGGTGCTCGGTTTACGCCAGCAGAGTTTTGACCGCTGCTGGGCATGATGGCGGCGACTGCGTCTACGCGTCCTATCTGATCCGGGCCAGACTGGCAGACTCGCGCGTTTCGCCCGTGTTTTTGCAAGCGTACTTGTCTAGCGACCGAGGAAGGCGACTCTTGCGGGAGCGGGCGAAAACCTCGGCGGGGCAATACAACCTAAATGTCGAAGGTCTCGGATCGCTACCGGTGCCCGTGGTTCCAGGGGCATTGCAAAAGGCGTTTTGCGAGCACGTTCAGAGCATTAAGTCGGTCATGGAACGACAGGCTGATGCGTTGGCAAAAGCAAATGCATCTTGCAACGCTTTGCTCTATCGAGCTTTCAACTGAATCGACTCCCGAATGCTGGACACCCTTATCGCCACCCGCTTCGACCGTCGAATCACGAAAGGCCGAACTCGTCCATTCCTGCTTGAATGCGAGAACCGTGTCGGTCGCTCCGTGGCGGTGGTCGCGAAGTTTACGAGCGCGCAGTTAGCGGT
Proteins encoded:
- a CDS encoding restriction endonuclease subunit S: MSAASFKPLRDLCAFRHGGTPPKSNARFWAGDIPWVSPKDMKQAVIDCTTDYISAEAVENSATSIVPPGSILLVVRSGILAHSFPIAQVGRPVAFNQDIKAATPISDEVVPDYLYWFLRSESLNVVARGVKKGATVHSVQSGFIESLMVPLHSLEVQRSIVDLLTRAEGIVRLRREAQQTAAELIPAIFNDMFGDPETNPKNWPVVPMRELVNSFRYGTSQKSGSVGIPVLRIPNVVDGAIDITEVKLVSLKPAELERLRLLDGDLLFVRTNGNPEFVGRCSVYASRVLTAAGHDGGDCVYASYLIRARLADSRVSPVFLQAYLSSDRGRRLLRERAKTSAGQYNLNVEGLGSLPVPVVPGALQKAFCEHVQSIKSVMERQADALAKANASCNALLYRAFN